Proteins encoded by one window of Prevotella nigrescens:
- a CDS encoding alpha-amylase family glycosyl hydrolase: MKRTSTLLAVLCLAATMLAQGWKANYGGVMLQGFYWDSYQDTKWTNLEAQAKELAEYFDLVWLPQSAQARNTPSMGYDDYYWFSNYNSAFGTEAELLSLIGTFRASGIKTIADVVINHRATTAGWFDFPTETYNGVTYTMTSKDVAKNDDGGKALTEAQKEGVQLSDFIDSGEDWDGMRDLDHNSANVQTTVKAYLQMLKDKFGYAGFRYDMVKGYGGKFTALYNNASQPEFSVGEYWDGNIDKVKAWIESTKSDNVPTSAAFDFPVRYTVRDAVNNGNWAALDGVGLAKDPNYARYAVTFVENHDTEDRGGNSHQDPIKKDTLAANAYILAMPGTPCIFLKHYQAYKSDIKNMISVRKLMGINNESKAVKYSNGTDYYAFTTTGTNGEMLTVLGPAKSFSSTNRWIKLTGGYHWAYYVEKSKANFVWASLASGTYDGEQHATLTAISNDANAQIVYTTDGSEPTAGSAKAANGQQITIPVGTTVLKAGLLVGGVVKNVIVRNYNIIDFKPYNIKVYVNADEADAAWASAKMASTHPSINFWIWGGTHKTVKGSWPGDAVTTTETANGKKWLVKEFTITNSNDIVNFVFSVGTGSPQTVDIQNIKATTFINISSEKEGGKNKVNVVSTGIDNVVAEHKGNNAPCYYTLSGQRIAKPTQRGIYIHNGKKVLVK, from the coding sequence ATGAAACGAACCTCAACTCTGCTTGCAGTCTTGTGCCTCGCTGCAACAATGCTCGCACAAGGCTGGAAAGCCAACTATGGCGGCGTAATGCTGCAAGGCTTCTACTGGGACTCTTACCAGGATACGAAGTGGACAAACCTCGAGGCGCAGGCAAAAGAACTCGCCGAATACTTCGACCTTGTATGGCTGCCGCAAAGCGCACAGGCACGCAATACGCCATCGATGGGCTACGACGACTACTATTGGTTCAGCAACTACAACAGCGCGTTCGGCACAGAGGCAGAACTCCTGAGCCTCATCGGCACATTCAGAGCCAGCGGCATCAAGACCATAGCCGACGTTGTCATCAACCACCGTGCAACCACCGCAGGCTGGTTCGACTTCCCAACCGAAACCTACAACGGAGTAACGTACACCATGACATCGAAAGACGTTGCCAAGAACGACGACGGCGGCAAGGCATTGACCGAAGCACAGAAAGAGGGCGTGCAGCTCAGCGACTTCATCGACTCGGGCGAAGACTGGGACGGCATGCGCGACCTCGACCACAACAGTGCGAACGTACAGACCACGGTGAAGGCATACCTGCAGATGCTGAAAGACAAATTCGGCTATGCAGGCTTCCGTTACGACATGGTAAAGGGCTACGGAGGCAAGTTCACCGCACTCTACAACAATGCCTCACAACCAGAGTTCTCTGTCGGCGAATATTGGGACGGCAACATAGACAAAGTGAAGGCGTGGATTGAAAGCACCAAGTCGGACAATGTTCCTACAAGTGCAGCTTTCGACTTCCCTGTCCGTTACACCGTCCGCGATGCCGTGAACAACGGCAACTGGGCTGCACTCGACGGTGTCGGCTTGGCAAAAGACCCCAACTATGCACGCTATGCCGTTACCTTCGTGGAGAACCACGACACCGAAGACCGCGGCGGCAACAGCCACCAAGACCCCATAAAGAAAGACACACTGGCAGCAAACGCCTACATTCTCGCCATGCCGGGAACGCCATGCATCTTCCTGAAGCACTATCAGGCATACAAAAGCGACATCAAGAACATGATTAGCGTACGCAAGCTGATGGGCATCAACAACGAAAGCAAAGCCGTAAAATACAGCAACGGAACCGATTACTACGCATTTACCACCACCGGAACGAACGGCGAAATGCTTACCGTGCTCGGTCCTGCAAAGAGTTTCTCCAGCACAAACCGTTGGATAAAGCTCACCGGCGGCTACCACTGGGCCTACTACGTGGAGAAGAGCAAAGCCAACTTCGTATGGGCAAGCCTTGCAAGCGGCACCTATGATGGCGAGCAACACGCAACACTTACAGCCATCAGCAACGACGCGAATGCGCAAATCGTGTACACCACCGACGGAAGCGAACCGACAGCAGGCAGTGCAAAGGCAGCCAACGGACAGCAGATAACCATTCCAGTGGGCACAACCGTACTGAAAGCAGGATTGCTCGTAGGCGGCGTTGTCAAGAACGTCATCGTCCGCAACTACAACATCATCGACTTCAAGCCTTACAACATCAAGGTGTATGTAAATGCCGACGAGGCTGATGCAGCCTGGGCAAGTGCGAAGATGGCAAGCACCCACCCTTCCATCAACTTCTGGATATGGGGCGGAACACACAAGACCGTGAAGGGTTCGTGGCCAGGCGACGCCGTAACAACAACCGAAACGGCAAACGGCAAGAAATGGCTTGTGAAGGAATTTACCATTACAAACTCTAACGACATCGTGAACTTTGTATTCAGCGTAGGCACAGGTTCGCCACAGACGGTCGATATTCAGAACATAAAGGCAACCACCTTTATCAACATATCAAGCGAGAAAGAAGGTGGAAAGAACAAAGTAAACGTTGTTTCTACGGGCATCGACAACGTCGTTGCAGAACACAAGGGCAACAACGCCCCTTGCTACTACACACTTTCAGGACAGCGCATAGCCAAACCAACCCAGCGTGGCATATATATCCACAACGGAAAGAAAGTACTGGTGAAGTAG
- a CDS encoding outer membrane beta-barrel protein, with product MNEEWKKGFHNKLNDYETTPPQGLFDEILKHIPSFEEGEKAPNKPIEAPITTANTNKKKQVKAAVWLTAILSAAAIVTILLVNNSVVDVANNTNVIGNLAESNKNVIENKGGKTETPSSDNAYTSSNGNESTPTINPKSRIFASIKTAFKAVASTFLPQNTTDKTTLAMVEQPTTTTEPTDKTDNIQETTVNEALKPNEKVECSEPIKHQRPTTPTTNNRPRRNKNSVQLGVLLAGMPTVNSSDDLYSIASTAMKENNGMIVTGQNKMVKKANHRQPITLGVSVALPLSSKMSVETGLMYSHHYSELTYEVGNIDHDIKQHLNFVGIPLNLNYQLWQRHNTSVYVSGGGSVEKMVYGKQKERYDGTEATVTNKVGMKELQWALSARFGAAYKLTKGVSFYLEPGVSYHFNNKSDLQTIYSDRPVSFQLKAGLRFNLR from the coding sequence ATGAACGAAGAATGGAAAAAAGGATTTCATAATAAGCTAAACGATTATGAAACAACTCCTCCTCAAGGACTGTTTGACGAGATTTTAAAGCATATTCCATCTTTCGAGGAAGGCGAAAAGGCACCGAACAAACCCATTGAAGCGCCGATTACAACTGCCAACACCAATAAAAAGAAGCAGGTCAAGGCTGCTGTTTGGCTCACTGCCATTCTCTCTGCCGCTGCAATAGTTACGATTTTGTTGGTAAACAATTCTGTTGTAGATGTTGCGAACAACACGAACGTAATTGGCAACTTAGCAGAAAGCAACAAAAATGTAATAGAAAACAAAGGTGGAAAGACAGAAACGCCATCTTCCGACAACGCATACACAAGCAGTAACGGCAACGAAAGTACTCCTACAATAAATCCAAAGAGCAGAATATTTGCCTCTATAAAGACTGCCTTCAAAGCTGTTGCATCAACGTTTTTACCTCAAAATACCACCGACAAGACCACTTTGGCAATGGTAGAACAACCCACTACCACCACAGAGCCGACGGACAAGACGGACAACATACAAGAAACAACTGTAAACGAAGCACTCAAACCGAACGAAAAAGTGGAATGCTCAGAGCCAATAAAGCATCAACGCCCCACCACTCCTACCACCAACAACCGCCCTCGGCGCAATAAAAACTCCGTCCAATTGGGTGTGTTGCTTGCAGGCATGCCTACGGTAAACTCGTCAGACGACCTTTACTCCATCGCATCGACAGCAATGAAAGAAAACAACGGAATGATAGTAACAGGGCAAAACAAGATGGTTAAAAAAGCCAATCACCGCCAACCTATCACCTTGGGCGTTTCCGTAGCCTTGCCATTGAGCAGCAAGATGAGTGTGGAAACAGGCTTGATGTACAGCCACCACTACTCGGAGCTCACTTACGAAGTGGGCAACATAGACCACGACATCAAACAACATCTGAATTTCGTTGGTATTCCGCTCAACCTGAACTATCAGTTGTGGCAACGACACAACACTTCTGTATATGTATCTGGTGGCGGAAGTGTCGAGAAAATGGTCTATGGAAAGCAGAAAGAGCGATACGATGGTACCGAAGCCACTGTTACGAACAAAGTAGGAATGAAAGAGTTGCAATGGGCATTGTCAGCCCGCTTCGGTGCTGCCTATAAACTTACAAAGGGTGTCAGCTTCTATTTAGAACCGGGAGTAAGCTACCACTTCAACAACAAATCAGACTTGCAAACCATTTATAGCGACCGCCCTGTATCTTTCCAACTAAAAGCTGGACTCCGATTTAATCTGCGATAA
- a CDS encoding SusF/SusE family outer membrane protein — protein sequence MKKLSLYITLALVSLVFGACSDEYEPWGNPQAYPEEGAVTIPGMKANAVATQDLGTAGEQVSLFTLTAATLPEGYTLRNARMELRPVMLDGATPTTISTTIDGKASTAEVQAMIEKYYGKRVEARNFSAHVYVNAVKGSQAALIDAGTIAVTVIPKAPALTEYLYMAGDANSWNHSDILHSPAFDGKYLGYMYLTQNGFKFCTQPNWNGTNYGKDFSTASDAANITMTEPDGFYKVEVNLLTLSYTLTPITRIGIIGDATGSWDNDIAMTYDPTAHGWSVQHVTLVNGEMKFRANSEWKISWGGTDLDHLTSNNGANIKVTAGKYTIKLKPSYDGNTKAELIKE from the coding sequence ATGAAGAAATTATCATTATATATCACACTCGCACTCGTAAGCCTCGTTTTCGGGGCTTGCAGCGACGAGTACGAACCTTGGGGCAATCCTCAGGCATACCCCGAGGAAGGTGCTGTTACTATTCCCGGCATGAAAGCAAATGCCGTAGCAACGCAAGACCTGGGCACTGCAGGCGAACAGGTTTCGCTGTTCACCCTCACTGCGGCTACTCTTCCTGAAGGCTACACCTTGCGGAACGCCCGCATGGAACTCCGCCCGGTGATGCTCGACGGTGCAACGCCTACCACCATCAGCACCACGATTGACGGCAAGGCAAGCACGGCAGAAGTACAGGCAATGATTGAGAAGTACTATGGCAAGCGCGTGGAAGCACGCAATTTCTCGGCGCACGTATATGTCAATGCCGTAAAGGGCAGCCAGGCTGCGCTCATCGATGCCGGCACCATCGCTGTTACGGTGATACCAAAGGCCCCGGCCCTCACCGAATACCTCTACATGGCGGGCGACGCAAACTCGTGGAACCACTCGGACATTCTCCACAGCCCGGCATTCGACGGCAAGTATCTTGGCTACATGTACCTCACGCAGAACGGATTCAAGTTCTGCACGCAGCCAAACTGGAACGGCACGAACTACGGCAAGGACTTCAGCACGGCAAGCGATGCCGCCAACATCACAATGACCGAACCTGATGGCTTCTACAAGGTTGAAGTAAACTTGCTGACACTTTCCTACACCCTCACGCCGATTACAAGAATAGGCATCATCGGCGACGCCACGGGCAGCTGGGACAACGACATTGCCATGACCTACGACCCGACGGCTCACGGCTGGAGCGTGCAACACGTAACGCTTGTGAACGGCGAAATGAAGTTCCGTGCCAACAGCGAATGGAAGATTAGCTGGGGCGGCACAGACCTTGACCACCTCACATCGAACAACGGTGCCAACATCAAGGTTACGGCAGGCAAGTACACCATCAAGCTGAAACCATCGTACGACGGCAACACAAAGGCTGAACTCATAAAAGAGTAA
- a CDS encoding SusF/SusE family outer membrane protein, whose product MTKILKSALLLLCAVCFLTACSDDNDENPVVKTPTTFHLNTPALAANGIYDLANSKTIELTCSQPDYGYPAVTKYTVEVATSADMSDARTMATTFTTAKMEVDAAELASLLTEMYVAKGMSEHQFPLTAPVYIRAKAVQTTAYGQEIEGTSIASNVITLNKVYLLFSLPPVKTPEKLYLVGNFNKWSWDNALEMTPVNGSPNIFWHLVYIDGQGNSAGVKFNSDKAWNGKEAGFEKITINPASDNAADITNANGNIGSSKAGWYLMIVECTVVGRDIKYNVTFNKPNVYLQGACTASGGWDLIPDNLFSVPATADGEFVSPAIGNAVSGGPSDGDPGVRICVKIPGMDWWRSEFIVYDKKIAYRGTGGDQTPRVAGAVGQKVYLNFTKETGEIK is encoded by the coding sequence ATGACAAAGATATTAAAGTCAGCATTGCTGCTTCTCTGCGCTGTTTGTTTCCTTACAGCGTGCAGCGATGACAACGACGAGAACCCAGTGGTAAAGACGCCAACCACTTTCCACCTGAATACGCCTGCACTTGCGGCTAATGGTATTTACGACTTGGCAAATTCTAAAACCATAGAGCTTACTTGCTCGCAACCAGACTATGGCTATCCTGCCGTAACAAAATATACGGTAGAGGTTGCAACCAGCGCAGACATGTCTGACGCAAGGACTATGGCAACAACCTTTACAACAGCCAAGATGGAAGTAGACGCTGCCGAACTGGCAAGCTTGCTTACCGAAATGTATGTTGCAAAAGGCATGAGCGAACATCAGTTCCCTCTCACAGCTCCTGTCTATATTCGTGCAAAGGCTGTCCAGACTACTGCCTACGGACAGGAAATCGAAGGTACGTCAATTGCATCTAACGTTATTACTTTAAACAAGGTGTACTTGCTCTTCTCGCTTCCTCCTGTGAAGACACCGGAGAAGCTATATCTTGTCGGCAACTTCAACAAGTGGTCGTGGGACAATGCGCTGGAGATGACACCTGTCAACGGCTCACCTAACATCTTCTGGCATCTTGTTTACATTGATGGACAGGGCAACAGTGCAGGTGTGAAGTTCAACAGCGACAAGGCATGGAACGGCAAAGAGGCTGGTTTCGAAAAGATTACGATTAACCCTGCAAGCGATAATGCTGCCGATATTACCAATGCCAATGGCAACATTGGCTCTTCCAAGGCAGGCTGGTACCTGATGATTGTAGAGTGCACCGTAGTGGGTCGCGACATCAAGTACAACGTAACCTTCAACAAGCCTAACGTTTACTTGCAAGGTGCATGTACCGCATCAGGTGGCTGGGACCTTATCCCGGACAACCTGTTCTCTGTTCCTGCAACAGCCGACGGCGAGTTTGTTTCTCCAGCCATAGGCAATGCCGTGTCTGGTGGTCCTTCAGACGGCGACCCGGGTGTACGTATCTGCGTGAAGATACCTGGCATGGACTGGTGGAGGTCCGAGTTCATCGTCTACGACAAGAAGATTGCTTACCGCGGAACAGGTGGCGACCAGACACCACGTGTTGCAGGTGCAGTAGGTCAGAAGGTTTACTTGAACTTCACAAAGGAAACCGGCGAAATAAAATAA
- a CDS encoding RNA polymerase sigma factor, with the protein MIKLDEKEETRIAEGLHKRDTSAMRTFYNLYAGIFMTVCLRYIADSDDAKDVLQDAFIKIFTKIESFEYRGRGSLLAWSKQVVVMEALGFLRNKRTLPLVHEEQLPEQDDKADITVDDIPEEALLQMVQSLPDGYRTVFNLYVLENKSHKEIGEILGIRAKSSASQLSRAKSILKQQIVSYRKGVKL; encoded by the coding sequence ATGATAAAGTTGGACGAGAAAGAAGAAACAAGAATCGCTGAAGGTCTCCACAAACGAGATACTTCAGCGATGCGGACTTTCTACAATCTGTATGCTGGAATATTCATGACGGTGTGTTTGCGCTACATTGCAGATAGCGACGATGCGAAAGATGTGCTGCAAGATGCATTCATAAAGATATTTACAAAGATTGAAAGTTTTGAATATAGGGGCAGAGGATCGCTGTTGGCATGGAGCAAACAAGTTGTCGTAATGGAGGCATTGGGTTTCCTGCGCAACAAAAGAACTCTTCCACTGGTACATGAAGAGCAACTTCCGGAACAAGACGACAAAGCAGACATAACAGTAGACGACATACCTGAAGAGGCGTTGCTGCAGATGGTACAGTCGCTGCCCGATGGTTACAGAACCGTATTCAACTTATACGTGTTGGAAAACAAGTCGCACAAAGAAATTGGAGAAATACTTGGGATTAGGGCAAAGTCCTCTGCCTCGCAGCTATCCCGTGCAAAAAGCATACTTAAACAACAAATTGTCTCATATAGGAAAGGAGTGAAACTATGA